In Bacteroidetes bacterium GWF2_43_63, the genomic window GAAAGTTTTCGGCGAAGACCTTGTATAACCCTTCATTCTTTCTGTTATCAGGTGTTGTTTCCAACTGGAAAAAGTCCTGGAAGGACTTGACCTGGATTTCAAGAAAATCAGGATAATCGGGTTGAGAGGTTGACGCGAAAGTGACTCTCTGGTTTTTGGGATTTGTTGTCAATTCAGTACGGTTTTATGTTGATCGACAATTAAAAATATTAAATGGTTAAGACCTCTGACAAATGAAAGAGGTCTTAACCAGGCAAAGCAGGCGAGAAGTTATTTGAGTTCAACTTCTGCTCCGGCTTCTTCAAGTGCTTTTTTCAGAGCTTCGGCTTCGTCTTTACCAATTTTTTCCTTGATGGCCTTTGGAGCTGCGTCAACAAGTTCCTTGGCTTCTTTGAGACCGAGGCTGGTAAGCTCTTTCACGAGTTTTACAACTGCGAGTTTAGCTTGACCGGCACTTTTCAGTATCACATCAAATTCGCTCTTTTCTTCAGCAACTGCATCAGCGGGACCGGCGGCGGCAACTACAGTAGCTGCTGCGGGCTCGATGCCATGATCGTCTTTCAGTATTTGGAGAAGTTCTGTTACTTCTTTTACAGTCAGGTTAACTAACTGATCAGCAAAAACTTTTAAATCTGCCATTTTTTATTTCCTTTTTTTACGGTTAAACATTTAATTACGCGGCATCTTTGTCCGCAATGGTTTTCAGAGCGCCAGCTACCTTGATAGCAGGTGATTTGAGGGCAAGAACTACATCGGCAATAAGCTCATGACGTGTTTTGATTCCAGCGAGGAATCCGAGCTGATCATCACCAATGATGGTCATTTCCATCACATAGGCTCCTTTTAGCACTGGCATCTTGGCTTTCTTGCGAAATTCCTGGATCAGCGCTGCAGGTGCTTTGGGCACATCTGACAACATCACAGCGGAAGAGCCTTTTAATACCGGGAGGAGTTCTGAAAAATCCTTTCCGGAATTTTCAAGAGCCTTTTTCAGTAAGGTGTTTTTCACCATCTGCAGCTGAATGTTGCGTTTGAAACACATTCTGCGGAGTGTTGAGGTCTGTTCTGCATTAAGGCCTAAAATATCGGCTATATACACAACCTCAAACTTCTTCAGTGTTTCAGTCAGCTCAGCTACAATTAGGTTTTTGTCTTCCTTTGTTTTCATAAGTTGAACTTTCTGTTAGGGTTTAGTTGGAGACACTTTTAACATCAATGTGTATCCCCGGACTCATTGTGCTCGATAAAAACACACTCTTCACGTAGGTTCCCTTGGTTGTTGTAGGCTTCAGTTTGATAATTGTTGACAGGATTTCACGGGCATTATCTTCGAGCTTATCAACGCTGAATGAAGATTTACCTACTGAAGAATGGATAATTCCATACTTGTCAACTTTAAAATCAATTTTACCAGCTTTAACATCGGCAATTGCTTTACCGACTTCCATGGTCACCGTCCCGGTTTTGGGGTTGGGCATAAGGCCACGGGGGCCGAGGATCTTACCCAGCGCACCAACCTTGGGCATTACATTAGGAGTTGTTATTACAACATCCACGTCGGTCCAGCCACCTTTGATTTTGGCGATATAATCGTCAAGACCAACGTGATCGGCACCGGCAGCTTTGGCTTCTTCTTCCTTTTCAGGACCGCAGAGAACCAAAACCCGGACTGTTTTACCCGTACCATGAGGAAGCGTCACAGTGCCGCGAACCATTTGATTCGCTTTTCGGGGGTCAACGCCCAGTCGGACATCGAGGTCAACCGATGAATCGAATTTTGTGTAGGAAAGCTCCTTCACAAGCTTCAATGCGTCAGTCAACGTATATTGAGCAGCTTTGTCGAATTTGCTTAAGGCTTCTTTTCTTTTCTTGGAAATTCTCGCCATGTCAGTTCTTTTTTTTATTATGCATTAGTTTCGAAAGGGGCAGTGCCGGTAACTTTGATACCCATACTCCGGGCTGTTCCTGCTACCATGCGCATAGCTGATTCAACTGTGAAACAGTTAAGGTCAACCATTTTTGCATCAGCAATAGCTTGAATCTCTTCCCAGGTTATCGATGCCACCTTGTCGCGATTAGGCTCGCCTGATCCTTTTTGGATTTTGGCCTTTTCCAGAAGCTGTACAGCTACCGGAGGAGTCTTAACGATAAAGTCAAATGACTTGTCTTTGTAAACCGTAATAATGCAGGGGAGCAACTTGCCGGCCTGCTCCTGCGTACGTGCGTTAAACTGCTTGCAGAACTCCATGATGTTCACGCCCTTGGAACCCAATGCAGGTCCTACGGGTGGTGAAGGATTGGCGGCTCCTCCTTTAATTTGCAGCTTAATTAATCCAGCAACTTCTTTTGCCATGAGATTTGTCTTTTTACTCGTTTATTATTCTTTTTCAACCTGCATAAAACTCAACTCGAGCGGAGTTTTTCTGCCAAATATTTTTACCATGACCTTGAGCTTTTTACGCTCTTCGTTCACTTCTTCTATGACACCGGAGAAGCTGTTGAACGGGCCGTCTATTACGCGCACAGATTCACCAACCAGAAATGTTTCGTACATCTCTTCTCCTTTGTCGGCCAGTTCGTCCACTTTGCCCAAAATGCGGTTAACCTCATTCTGACGCATTGGGATGGCTTCACCCTTGCTTCCGAGGAAGCCGAGTACGCCCGGCACACTCTTTATAATGTGTTCAATTTCACTGTCAAGAACAGCTTCAACAAGTATGTACCCGGGAAAGAAATTTCTTTCCTTGGTCACTTTTTTGCCTTTGCGGATCTGGAATACTTTTTCCATAGGTATTAATACCTGTGACACAGCATCTTGAAAACCAAGGCGGGCAATTTCATTATCAATGTATTGCTTCACCTTCTTTTCGCTTCCGCTGACCGCACGGACTACATACCATTTCTTTGATTCTTCGCTGCTCATGGTTGTTGTTTACTAAAAAAGTCCGTAAA contains:
- a CDS encoding 50S ribosomal protein L7/L12, which produces MADLKVFADQLVNLTVKEVTELLQILKDDHGIEPAAATVVAAAGPADAVAEEKSEFDVILKSAGQAKLAVVKLVKELTSLGLKEAKELVDAAPKAIKEKIGKDEAEALKKALEEAGAEVELK
- a CDS encoding 50S ribosomal protein L10, producing MKTKEDKNLIVAELTETLKKFEVVYIADILGLNAEQTSTLRRMCFKRNIQLQMVKNTLLKKALENSGKDFSELLPVLKGSSAVMLSDVPKAPAALIQEFRKKAKMPVLKGAYVMEMTIIGDDQLGFLAGIKTRHELIADVVLALKSPAIKVAGALKTIADKDAA
- a CDS encoding 50S ribosomal protein L1, encoding MARISKKRKEALSKFDKAAQYTLTDALKLVKELSYTKFDSSVDLDVRLGVDPRKANQMVRGTVTLPHGTGKTVRVLVLCGPEKEEEAKAAGADHVGLDDYIAKIKGGWTDVDVVITTPNVMPKVGALGKILGPRGLMPNPKTGTVTMEVGKAIADVKAGKIDFKVDKYGIIHSSVGKSSFSVDKLEDNAREILSTIIKLKPTTTKGTYVKSVFLSSTMSPGIHIDVKSVSN
- a CDS encoding 50S ribosomal protein L11, translating into MAKEVAGLIKLQIKGGAANPSPPVGPALGSKGVNIMEFCKQFNARTQEQAGKLLPCIITVYKDKSFDFIVKTPPVAVQLLEKAKIQKGSGEPNRDKVASITWEEIQAIADAKMVDLNCFTVESAMRMVAGTARSMGIKVTGTAPFETNA
- a CDS encoding transcription termination/antitermination factor NusG; amino-acid sequence: MSSEESKKWYVVRAVSGSEKKVKQYIDNEIARLGFQDAVSQVLIPMEKVFQIRKGKKVTKERNFFPGYILVEAVLDSEIEHIIKSVPGVLGFLGSKGEAIPMRQNEVNRILGKVDELADKGEEMYETFLVGESVRVIDGPFNSFSGVIEEVNEERKKLKVMVKIFGRKTPLELSFMQVEKE